One genomic segment of Helianthus annuus cultivar XRQ/B chromosome 14, HanXRQr2.0-SUNRISE, whole genome shotgun sequence includes these proteins:
- the LOC110905399 gene encoding agamous-like MADS-box protein AGL62, translating to MMWPLYMVNVFTFEQIKQKNLITFVTHLTMMPKKSKGRQKIQMARMEKESNLLVTFSKRRSGLFKKASELCILCGVEIAIIVFSPGKKVFSFGHPSVEIIVDRFLKQNPPLYSSTTQLMEAHRNANIHELNRQLAYEISHLEIEKNKSEELTKIRKEGIDNHWWEAPIESLGIEELERLKVAMGFLKKDIEEQKKRIVAANPLQIVPVSAPNGIGGEYIAKGSGLDLAMTPHGFVLGFGNFSR from the coding sequence ATGATGTGGCCTTTATATATGGTTAATGTTTTTACATTTGAACAAATAAAGCAAAAAAATTTGATTACATTTGTTACTCATCTCACAATGATGCCAAAAAAGAGTAAAGGTCGCCAAAAGATCCAAATGGCAAGAATGGAGAAAGAAAGCAACTTATTGGTAACCTTCTCCAAACGTCGTTCGGGTCTGTTCAAGAAAGCGAGTGAGCTTTGCATCTTGTGCGGGGTGGAAATCGCAATCATTGTTTTCTCTCCGGGGAAAAAGGTATTCTCCTTCGGTCATCCATCTGTAGAGATTATCGTTGATCGTTTTCTCAAGCAAAATCCACCACTGTATTCAAGCACGACGCAACTTATGGAGGCACATCGAAATGCCAATATCCATGAACTCAATAGGCAACTCGCCTATGAGATTAGTCATTTGGAGATTGAGAAGAACAAAAGTGAAGAGCTTACAAAGATTAGGAAAGAAGGTATTGACAATCATTGGTGGGAAGCACCAATAGAGAGCCTAGGCATAGAAGAGCTTGAGCGGTTGAAGGTGGCTATGGGGTTTCTAAAAAAAGACATTGAGGAACAGAAGAAGAGGATCGTGGCGGCTAACCCACTCCAAATCGTTCCAGTGTCTGCTCCCAATGGTATCGGTGGCGAGTACATTGCTAAGGGTTCTGGACTTGATTTAGCAATGACTCCACATGGTTTTGTGCTTGGATTTGGAAATTTCAGTCGCTGA
- the LOC110908261 gene encoding CRIB domain-containing protein RIC4, with amino-acid sequence MMKDRMERLVAFPFVTGCVSAASVAVCVQHGRRAKEDIDSSHMVCRSFGIPKDQKDEEGAPTSSDNMMKHSFRFTSLSKPNVSIGLQRLTKSIKNLSQSLVFKDGEMDEVHMELEIGLPTDVKHVAHVGFDGSVTSEANRNNGDLNPSDFLGFCPISFAELEERLAMCAPLDAAHNVGNVRPDAIQASKKTEASMA; translated from the exons ATGATGAAAGATCGAATGGAACGTCTTGTAGCTTTTCCCTTTGTTACCGGTTGTGTCTCTGCAGCTAGTGTCGCAGTTTGTGTTCAACATGGTAGAAGAGCGAAAGAAGATATTGACTCTTCTCATATGG TGTGTAGATCATTTGGTATTCCCAAGGATCAAAAAGATGAAGAAGGAGCACCAACTTCAAGTGACAACATGATGAAACACTCATTTAGGTTCACATCACTTTCAAAGCCTAATGTCTCCATTGGCCTTCAAAGGCTCACCAAGAGTATCAAAAATTTGTCTCAATCACTCG TGTTCAAGGACGGCGAGATGGATGAAGTGCATATGGAACTGGAAATCGGGCTTCCAACCGATGTAAAGCATGTGGCACATGTTGGATTCGACGGATCTGTAACCTCGGAAGCAAACCGCAATAATGGCGATCTCAATCCCTCGGATTTTCTTGGGTTTTGCCCTATTTCTTTCGCCGAGCTCGAGGAGCGGCTTGCTATGTGTGCGCCACTGGATGCAGCTCATAATGTGGGAAATGTTCGACCTGATGCTATACAAGCTAGTAAGAAAACAGAAGCGAGTATGGCGTGA